One genomic segment of Sminthopsis crassicaudata isolate SCR6 chromosome 2, ASM4859323v1, whole genome shotgun sequence includes these proteins:
- the LOC141552776 gene encoding olfactory receptor 11G2-like encodes MASEKRNISDIESTVNSVSHFILLSFSSSREIQMVYFVIFSVIYMLILMGNAFIVCAVFWDRHLHIPMYILLGNFSFLEICYVTTTVPNMLANFLSETKTITFVGCFVQFYFFFSFGCDEGFYLCIMAFDRYLAICRPLHYPTIMPAHFCIGLVIFGWSCGFVLFLIPVVLISQLSYCGPNIIDHFICDPVPLIFLSCSKTHTTKFIYSTFNTIFMVGTFIFILMSYALVINSVLRIPSTAGKHKAFSTCASHLAVVILFFGSVMMMYVRPGAEQPVGFQKVVTLFYSIITPLINPLIYSLRNKDMKAALRKLLLTKMTFPKI; translated from the coding sequence ATGGcttctgaaaaaagaaatatttctgacATAGAAAGCACGGTCAATTCTGTTAGTCACTTCATCCTCTTGAGCTTCTCCTCCAGCCGGGAGATACAGATGGTCTACTTTGTGATATTCTCAGTGATTTATATGCTAATCTTAATGGGAAATGCATTTATTGTGTGTGCTGTGTTCTGGGATCGGCACCTTCATATACCTATGTACATACTCTTGGGGAATTTCTCCTTTCTGGAAATCTGCTATGTCACCACAACTGTGCCCAACATGTTGGCCAATTTCCTTTCTGAGACCAAGACCATCACCTTTGTTGGTTGTTTTGtccaattttatttcttcttctcctttggCTGTGATGAAGGTTTCTATCTTTGCATCATGGCATTTGATAGGTACCTTGCTATCTGTCGTCCACTGCATTACCCAACTATCATGCCTGCCCATTTCTGCATTGGCTTGGTGATTTTTGGCTGGTCATGTGGCTTCGTCCTCTTTCTAATACCAGTTGTTCTCATCTCACAGTTGTCCTATTGTGGCCCAAACATTATTGATCATTTCATATGTGATCCTGTCCCATTGATATTTCTTTCATGTTCCAAAACCCATACCACAAAGTTTATTTATTCTACTTTCAATACAATCTTTATGGTTGGTACTTTTATCTTCATCCTCATGTCCTATGCCTTGGTCATTAATTCTGTGCTGCGAATCCCCTCTACAGCTGGCAAACATAAGGCTTTCTCTACATGTGCTTCACATCTAGCTGTAGTCATCTTATTCTTTGGTTCTGTTATGATGATGTATGTGCGGCCAGGAGCAGAGCAACCAGTAGGATTCCAGAAAGTTGTGACACTGTTTTATTCAATTATCACTCCACTCATCAATCCCTTGATCTACAGCCTTCGAAACAAGGATATGAAGGCTGCTCTGAGGAAACTTCTGTTGACTAAAATGACTTTTCCCAAGATATAA